The proteins below come from a single Chryseobacterium bernardetii genomic window:
- the murB gene encoding UDP-N-acetylmuramate dehydrogenase — MQENFSLKPYNTFGVDAQAKYFVEINSIEELRDALTFSKKNTLPLLFLGGGSNILLTKDFDGLAIKLNLKGISEKDLNENEVLVTAKAGENWHEFVMYCLSKNYGGLENLSLIPGNVGTSPMQNIGAYGTEIKDVFVCCQVLDLENFELTTFDLEKCRFGYRDSIFKQEGKGRYIILDVTFKLTKKEHQIKTEYGAITSELENLGITNPTIQDVSKAVINIRQSKLPDPKQIGNAGSFFKNPTIPLVQFEDLKQKFNNIQGYPNGDMVKVPAGWLIEQCGWKGKQIGNVASHKLQSLVIINATGKATGKEIFDFSTEIINSVQEKFGIGLEREVNII; from the coding sequence ATGCAAGAAAACTTTTCCTTAAAGCCTTACAATACATTTGGTGTTGATGCCCAAGCAAAATACTTTGTTGAAATAAACAGCATCGAAGAATTAAGAGATGCCCTTACTTTTTCAAAAAAAAACACGCTTCCTCTTTTATTTTTGGGAGGTGGAAGCAATATTCTGCTGACAAAAGATTTTGATGGCCTTGCTATTAAACTTAATTTAAAAGGTATTTCTGAAAAAGACCTCAATGAAAATGAAGTTCTGGTAACTGCAAAAGCAGGCGAAAACTGGCATGAATTCGTGATGTATTGTCTCAGCAAAAATTACGGCGGACTGGAAAACCTTTCTCTGATTCCCGGTAATGTAGGGACTTCTCCTATGCAAAATATTGGAGCTTACGGAACGGAAATCAAAGATGTATTTGTCTGCTGTCAGGTTTTGGATCTGGAAAACTTTGAACTCACCACTTTCGATCTTGAAAAATGCAGGTTTGGTTATAGGGATTCTATCTTTAAGCAGGAAGGAAAAGGAAGATATATCATTCTGGATGTTACCTTTAAACTCACTAAAAAAGAGCATCAGATTAAAACAGAATACGGAGCTATAACATCCGAGCTTGAAAACCTTGGGATTACAAATCCTACGATACAGGATGTCTCTAAAGCCGTCATTAACATCAGGCAAAGTAAGTTACCGGATCCTAAGCAAATAGGAAATGCGGGAAGCTTTTTCAAGAACCCAACTATTCCTTTAGTTCAGTTTGAAGATTTAAAACAGAAGTTCAACAATATTCAAGGCTATCCTAACGGCGATATGGTAAAAGTTCCTGCCGGATGGCTGATTGAACAGTGCGGATGGAAAGGGAAACAGATCGGAAACGTAGCCTCACACAAACTTCAGTCTTTGGTTATCATTAATGCAACCGGCAAAGCAACCGGTAAAGAGATTTTTGATTTCTCCACTGAAATCATCAACTCTGTACAGGAAAAATTCGGGATAGGACTTGAACGGGAAGTGAATATTATATAA